A genome region from Candidatus Zixiibacteriota bacterium includes the following:
- a CDS encoding nitroreductase family protein yields the protein MTVAEVIRNRHSIRSFENQPIEPEKLQAILEAARLAPSGWNDQQWKFIIVRQREALKKLAHACDDQMHVAEAAVAICAVIPNCLGLEPRKREIRLQDLAVANAFMTLQAVELGLGTCWIGAYNAWKIRRL from the coding sequence GTGACTGTAGCCGAAGTAATTAGAAATAGGCACTCGATCCGATCCTTCGAAAACCAGCCGATCGAACCGGAAAAACTGCAAGCCATTCTCGAGGCCGCCCGCCTCGCGCCCTCCGGCTGGAACGACCAGCAATGGAAATTCATCATCGTTCGCCAGCGCGAAGCCCTCAAGAAGCTGGCGCATGCTTGCGACGACCAGATGCACGTCGCGGAAGCGGCCGTCGCCATCTGCGCCGTCATCCCCAACTGCCTCGGCCTCGAGCCGCGCAAACGCGAAATCCGCCTGCAAGATTTGGCCGTTGCCAATGCGTTCATGACCCTGCAGGCCGTCGAACTCGGACTCGGCACCTGCTGGATCGGCGCCTACAACGCCTGGAAAATCCGCCGCCTGC
- a CDS encoding sigma-70 family RNA polymerase sigma factor, protein MLNRESLPDLELMKRVQEGDMVSYNTLVNRYKDRLFNVLNRMLSSEEEANDLLQDTFLRVWQHKMSYDFRFAFSTWIYTIALNLARNELRRRKKIKFFDIFDFADKLPAKEEKAENNSGLRNLLETEIKRLPEKYKTAFVLRDVDNLSYEEIAQVLGVPLGTVKSRVNRARAILRNRLKPRMEESYELSKGSILPISIL, encoded by the coding sequence ATGCTGAACAGAGAGTCACTACCGGATCTGGAGTTGATGAAGCGTGTGCAGGAGGGCGACATGGTCTCCTACAATACGCTTGTCAATCGCTACAAAGACCGTCTGTTTAATGTGCTCAATCGCATGCTGTCATCGGAAGAGGAAGCGAACGATCTGCTTCAAGATACCTTCCTGCGCGTGTGGCAGCACAAGATGTCCTACGATTTTCGGTTTGCGTTTTCGACGTGGATTTACACGATCGCGTTGAATTTGGCGCGCAACGAGCTGCGCCGACGCAAGAAAATCAAGTTTTTTGATATCTTCGATTTTGCTGACAAGTTGCCGGCCAAGGAAGAGAAGGCCGAGAACAATTCCGGGTTGCGGAATTTATTGGAGACGGAAATCAAACGTTTACCGGAAAAATACAAGACCGCCTTCGTTTTGCGCGACGTCGACAATCTCTCGTACGAGGAGATTGCGCAAGTTTTGGGCGTGCCGCTGGGCACGGTCAAGTCGCGTGTGAACCGGGCTCGTGCGATCCTGCGCAACCGCTTAAAGCCGCGCATGGAGGAGTCATATGAATTGTCGAAAGGCTCGATCCTACCTATCAGCATCCTATGA
- a CDS encoding zf-HC2 domain-containing protein: MNCRKARSYLSASYDGSLNSNLLKEMEAHIRSCKSCEREKLYIEEIVAAARALPQKHVPEDFNLQLMNRIFAEQHRPTESYLPLREPSLWRRPLAWASSLAAVGVCALLAFTFLRSDRIPNPNEPALMSDAAPATQAQFVNATPTGERYQEPPTFYENILGVSGQRSNYRATSVQNVKSLRLTSATIESLYVAYLKRMGRRTSTGDYATQAGMRYYQLPQARPQAPFFKPVSSDSPLLRNAAAR; this comes from the coding sequence ATGAATTGTCGAAAGGCTCGATCCTACCTATCAGCATCCTATGATGGTTCATTAAACTCGAATCTCCTGAAGGAGATGGAGGCACATATAAGATCTTGCAAAAGTTGTGAACGTGAAAAGCTCTACATCGAAGAGATCGTAGCCGCGGCGCGCGCGCTGCCGCAGAAGCACGTCCCCGAAGATTTTAATCTCCAACTGATGAACCGCATTTTCGCGGAGCAGCACCGGCCGACCGAGAGCTATCTGCCGCTGCGGGAGCCGTCGTTGTGGCGGCGGCCGCTGGCGTGGGCTTCGAGCCTGGCAGCGGTGGGCGTGTGCGCACTGTTGGCGTTTACGTTTTTGCGCAGCGACCGGATCCCGAATCCGAATGAGCCGGCGCTGATGAGCGATGCGGCTCCGGCGACGCAAGCGCAGTTCGTCAACGCTACGCCGACCGGTGAGCGGTACCAGGAGCCGCCGACATTTTACGAGAATATCCTCGGTGTGTCGGGCCAGCGGTCGAACTACCGAGCGACGTCGGTACAAAACGTCAAGTCGCTGCGCCTGACCAGCGCCACGATTGAGTCGCTGTATGTTGCCTATTTGAAGCGCATGGGGCGCCGGACCAGTACCGGCGACTACGCGACGCAGGCCGGGATGCGGTATTACCAGTTGCCGCAAGCGCGGCCGCAGGCGCCGTTCTTCAAGCCGGTCAGCAGCGATTCACCGCTGCTGCGGAATGCCGCAGCGCGCTGA
- a CDS encoding carboxymuconolactone decarboxylase family protein, whose protein sequence is MERLIAVARLADALAPGKLEALRVEYERAIPQPLELPIAYEITLQSYLFFGYAQTIEATKVLAQVRAAKQIPNPVTVAEIHDWQDWRRRGEILCATIYSPNFERLVANMASVSPELAEWMVVEGYGKVLSRPGPTALEREVASIAFLANSNHPVQLYSHVRGARNLGATAEQLAAVMAAAGLAGPQRRLIAGTVARVYGG, encoded by the coding sequence ATGGAGCGATTGATAGCGGTAGCCCGGCTGGCGGACGCACTGGCGCCGGGGAAGCTTGAGGCATTGCGCGTGGAGTACGAGCGGGCAATTCCGCAGCCGCTGGAACTACCGATCGCCTACGAAATTACCCTGCAGTCGTATCTGTTTTTCGGCTACGCCCAGACGATCGAGGCGACCAAGGTGCTGGCGCAAGTACGCGCGGCCAAGCAGATCCCCAATCCGGTGACGGTGGCGGAGATTCACGACTGGCAAGATTGGCGGCGACGGGGGGAGATTTTGTGTGCGACAATTTACAGCCCCAACTTCGAACGGTTGGTTGCGAACATGGCTTCGGTCTCGCCGGAACTGGCGGAGTGGATGGTGGTGGAAGGATACGGCAAGGTGTTGTCGCGACCGGGGCCGACGGCGTTGGAGCGAGAAGTTGCCAGCATCGCGTTCCTGGCGAATTCGAATCATCCGGTGCAGCTTTATAGCCACGTGCGGGGGGCGCGCAATCTGGGCGCAACGGCGGAGCAACTGGCGGCCGTGATGGCGGCGGCCGGCTTGGCGGGGCCGCAGCGCCGGTTGATCGCCGGGACGGTGGCGCGGGTGTACGGCGGATGA